In Liquorilactobacillus hordei DSM 19519, the following proteins share a genomic window:
- the radA gene encoding DNA repair protein RadA, which yields MVKIKTQYVCQDCGYSSPRYLGRCPNCGAWNTLVEEVEKPNKTNKKTRVSFSGSSPKPQLIDEVDVQDNPRTTTASVELDRVLGGGIVPGSLILIGGDPGIGKSTLLLQLSGQLAKQELTVLYVSGEESAMQIKLRAQRLGVKGQQFYLYPETDMTSIHQYIDKLKPDFVVIDSVQTMQEPEMSSAVGSVAQIREVTAELMQIAKTNGITIFIVGHVTKGGAIAGPKILEHMVDTVLYFEGDLHHAYRILRAVKNRFGSTNEIGIFEMKEGGLYEVANPSEIFLEERLNGATGSAIVVSLEGTRPILVEIQALVTPTAFGNAKRTTTGLDHNRISLIMAVLEKRAGLLLQNQDAYLKAAGGVKLDEPAIDLAIAVSIVSSYRDAQSQATDCFIGELGLTGEIRRVNRIEQRVAEAAKLGFKRVILPKNNLAGWTPPRDINVVGVSTLSEALKVTFN from the coding sequence TTGGTCAAGATTAAAACACAGTATGTGTGTCAAGATTGTGGGTATTCTTCACCACGATATTTAGGACGCTGCCCCAATTGTGGCGCATGGAATACTTTGGTTGAAGAGGTTGAAAAACCAAATAAAACTAATAAAAAAACGAGAGTTAGCTTTAGTGGCAGTAGCCCCAAACCCCAATTGATTGATGAAGTAGATGTCCAAGATAATCCGCGAACAACAACTGCGTCAGTTGAACTTGATCGCGTTTTAGGTGGTGGAATTGTTCCTGGGTCCCTCATTTTAATAGGTGGTGATCCAGGAATCGGAAAGTCAACACTGCTACTTCAACTTTCGGGTCAGCTGGCCAAACAAGAATTGACTGTTTTGTATGTATCTGGTGAAGAAAGTGCAATGCAGATTAAATTGCGGGCCCAGCGCTTGGGCGTAAAGGGACAACAATTTTATTTGTATCCAGAAACTGATATGACAAGTATTCATCAGTACATTGACAAGTTAAAGCCTGATTTTGTGGTTATTGATTCAGTTCAAACTATGCAAGAACCTGAAATGTCTTCTGCAGTGGGAAGCGTTGCTCAAATCAGGGAAGTTACAGCTGAATTAATGCAGATTGCCAAGACTAATGGCATCACAATTTTTATAGTTGGACATGTGACAAAAGGTGGAGCAATTGCTGGCCCTAAAATATTAGAGCATATGGTTGATACGGTTTTATATTTTGAAGGTGATTTGCATCATGCCTATCGAATCCTTAGAGCTGTAAAAAACAGATTTGGTTCAACAAATGAAATTGGAATTTTTGAAATGAAAGAAGGGGGACTGTATGAAGTTGCAAACCCCTCTGAGATTTTCTTGGAGGAACGGCTTAATGGTGCGACTGGATCTGCAATTGTAGTCTCTTTGGAAGGAACGAGACCTATTTTGGTTGAAATTCAAGCACTTGTTACACCCACTGCATTTGGAAATGCTAAGCGAACGACAACTGGATTAGATCATAACCGAATTTCATTGATTATGGCTGTTCTTGAGAAACGCGCCGGCCTTCTTTTGCAGAACCAAGATGCATATTTGAAGGCTGCTGGTGGAGTGAAGTTAGATGAGCCTGCCATTGATCTGGCAATTGCAGTCAGTATTGTTTCGAGCTATCGTGATGCACAATCACAAGCGACTGACTGCTTTATTGGAGAACTTGGGCTAACTGGTGAAATCAGAAGGGTTAACAGAATTGAGCAAAGAGTAGCTGAGGCAGCTAAACTTGGATTTAAAAGAGTAATTTTACCTAAGAATAATTTGGCTGGATGGACTCCTCCAAGAGATATAAATGTTGTAGGTGTTTCAACTTTAAGTGAAGCATTGAAAGTAACTTTTAATTAA
- the nusG gene encoding transcription termination/antitermination protein NusG, which translates to MPESFEKNWYVLHTYSGYENKVRTNLESRAQSMGMEDYIFRVVVPEEEETETTKSGKDKIETKKTFPGYVLVEMVMTDRSWYVARNTPGVTGFVGSHGAGSKPAPLLSDEVELILRRLGMSSRHQDFDVEVGESVTIIEGAFKGLVGKITEVDKEKMKLRVNIDMFGRETATELNYDQVDKLI; encoded by the coding sequence ATGCCAGAATCATTTGAAAAAAACTGGTATGTATTGCACACATACTCAGGATATGAGAATAAAGTAAGAACCAACTTAGAATCACGTGCACAATCAATGGGAATGGAAGACTACATTTTTAGAGTTGTAGTTCCAGAAGAAGAGGAAACGGAGACTACCAAGTCAGGTAAAGATAAGATTGAGACTAAAAAAACATTTCCAGGATATGTCCTAGTTGAAATGGTAATGACAGATCGCTCATGGTATGTCGCACGTAATACCCCCGGTGTGACGGGCTTTGTTGGATCTCATGGTGCGGGGAGCAAACCAGCACCATTACTTTCAGATGAAGTAGAGTTAATACTGCGCAGGTTAGGAATGAGTTCAAGACACCAAGACTTCGATGTTGAAGTCGGTGAATCAGTTACAATCATTGAGGGCGCATTCAAAGGCTTAGTTGGAAAAATAACTGAAGTTGATAAGGAAAAGATGAAGTTGCGTGTAAATATTGATATGTTCGGTCGAGAAACAGCAACTGAATTAAATTATGACCAAGTTGACAAATTAATTTAG
- the cysS gene encoding cysteine--tRNA ligase: MIQLYNTLTNKKEVFTPLSAGNITMYVCGPTVYNYIHIGNARSAIAFDTIRRYFEYSGFRVNYVSNFTDVDDKIIAASKELKITPREVSDKYIKAFYEDTDALNIKRATLNPRVMDTMDDIIKFVQVLIDNGYAYESQGDVYYRARKFTKYGQLSGQSINELEQGASERLNGDEVQKKEDPLDFALWKSAKKGEIFWESPWGAGRPGWHIECSVMATKFLGDTIDIHAGGQDLEFPHHENEIAQSEAKTGKKFANYWLHNGFVTIGEEEEKMSKSLGNFITVHDIVKEINPQVLRFFMATTQYRRPIKYSQTNLKEAAANLKKLQGAYDNAAYRLKDAVEAQIGDESKKYLVQQKIDFKAAMDDDFNVQNAITVVYDLAKKLNIYSSEDYVLKSTLQEFMATLVEELNIFGVFLDAHKEADVNEKEIETLIAQRNEARKNHDFEKSDTIRDLLKEKGIILEDTAQGTRWKKDE, from the coding sequence ATGATTCAACTTTATAACACACTTACAAATAAAAAAGAAGTTTTCACCCCTCTTAGTGCGGGGAACATTACGATGTATGTATGTGGTCCAACTGTATACAACTATATCCATATTGGAAATGCGCGAAGTGCAATTGCTTTCGATACAATTCGTCGTTATTTTGAATATAGTGGATTTCGGGTTAATTATGTTTCAAATTTCACGGATGTTGATGACAAAATTATTGCTGCTAGCAAAGAACTTAAAATCACTCCACGTGAAGTTTCTGATAAATATATTAAGGCTTTTTATGAAGATACAGATGCACTCAATATTAAAAGAGCAACTTTGAATCCACGAGTTATGGATACAATGGATGACATTATTAAATTTGTTCAAGTATTAATTGATAATGGATATGCATATGAGTCTCAGGGGGATGTGTATTATCGAGCTCGTAAATTTACGAAATATGGGCAACTTTCTGGGCAATCTATTAATGAACTTGAGCAAGGTGCAAGTGAGCGACTTAATGGTGATGAAGTTCAAAAGAAGGAAGATCCTTTAGATTTTGCACTTTGGAAATCTGCAAAAAAAGGTGAAATTTTTTGGGAATCACCTTGGGGAGCTGGGCGACCAGGATGGCATATTGAGTGTTCAGTTATGGCAACAAAATTTTTAGGTGATACAATTGATATACATGCTGGCGGACAAGATTTAGAATTCCCACATCATGAAAATGAGATTGCGCAAAGCGAGGCCAAAACAGGTAAAAAATTTGCTAATTACTGGCTACATAATGGTTTTGTTACAATCGGTGAAGAAGAAGAAAAAATGAGTAAATCATTGGGAAATTTCATCACTGTTCATGATATTGTTAAAGAAATTAATCCGCAGGTTTTAAGATTCTTTATGGCAACGACTCAATATCGTCGTCCAATCAAATATAGTCAGACTAATTTGAAAGAGGCGGCTGCAAACTTAAAAAAATTACAAGGTGCATATGATAATGCTGCTTACCGCCTAAAAGATGCAGTAGAAGCACAAATTGGTGATGAAAGTAAAAAATATTTAGTGCAACAAAAAATTGACTTCAAGGCAGCAATGGATGATGACTTTAACGTTCAAAATGCAATTACGGTTGTCTACGATTTAGCCAAGAAGTTAAATATTTATAGCTCTGAAGATTATGTGCTAAAAAGCACTTTGCAGGAATTTATGGCGACATTAGTTGAGGAACTGAATATCTTTGGTGTCTTTTTAGATGCACATAAAGAAGCAGATGTTAATGAAAAAGAAATTGAAACGCTAATTGCGCAACGTAACGAAGCACGAAAGAATCACGATTTTGAAAAAAGTGATACAATTAGGGACTTGTTAAAGGAAAAAGGTATTATATTAGAAGATACAGCACAGGGAACAAGGTGGAAAAAAGATGAATGA
- a CDS encoding PIN/TRAM domain-containing protein encodes MRKIMIKIVLAVLGIGAGYTFMPPVWLLLGLSNNIWANNFAVNILIGLAVMHIVSLFVTEPLERLIKRLENNLAQQNPYVIISTSLSVVVGLMIAALISTLVSRSQVFLLNTVIPIVLMVIFGYLGYFVGKNHLDFFKKLMSRRLRAEKKVENAEDDTASVLERKTGDNFHRLKLLDTNILIDGRIYDLVNTGFIEGTLIVPNFVLYELQYIADSADSIKRVRGRRGLDILNKLRDEKKVPVEMYEGDFDDIQEVDSKLIKLAKLLDAVVVTNDYNLNKVSEFQNVEVLNVNALAKALKPRVVPGEKMTVRVIKNGTERQQGVAYLDDGTMIVVEDGRYYLNTSIEVVVTSALQTDAGRMIFAKPVHSTRGIKEKN; translated from the coding sequence ATGAGAAAAATAATGATAAAAATTGTACTCGCTGTACTCGGAATTGGTGCAGGGTATACCTTCATGCCACCAGTTTGGTTATTGCTGGGTCTCTCAAATAATATCTGGGCCAATAACTTTGCTGTAAATATTTTAATTGGACTGGCAGTAATGCATATTGTATCACTATTTGTGACCGAACCATTGGAACGTCTAATAAAGAGATTAGAGAATAATTTGGCGCAACAAAATCCGTATGTAATAATTTCTACTAGCCTTTCGGTTGTAGTGGGATTAATGATTGCTGCATTGATATCAACACTGGTTTCGCGTTCACAGGTATTTTTATTGAATACTGTAATTCCAATCGTTTTAATGGTTATCTTTGGCTATTTGGGATATTTCGTAGGAAAGAACCATTTAGATTTCTTTAAAAAACTTATGAGCAGAAGATTGCGTGCAGAAAAAAAGGTGGAGAACGCTGAGGATGATACCGCGAGCGTTTTGGAGAGAAAAACCGGTGACAATTTTCATCGCTTAAAACTTTTGGATACAAATATCTTAATTGATGGTCGAATTTATGATTTAGTAAATACGGGGTTTATTGAAGGAACTTTAATTGTACCTAATTTTGTATTATATGAATTACAATACATTGCTGATTCTGCAGATAGTATTAAAAGAGTTCGAGGCAGACGTGGATTAGATATTCTTAATAAATTACGTGATGAAAAAAAAGTTCCCGTAGAAATGTATGAAGGTGATTTCGATGATATTCAAGAAGTCGACAGTAAACTAATTAAATTAGCGAAACTCTTGGATGCAGTAGTTGTCACAAATGATTATAATTTGAATAAGGTTAGCGAATTTCAAAATGTTGAGGTTCTAAATGTTAATGCATTGGCAAAAGCTTTAAAACCTAGAGTAGTACCTGGAGAAAAGATGACGGTAAGAGTCATTAAAAATGGTACAGAAAGACAACAAGGTGTTGCATATCTGGATGATGGAACAATGATTGTCGTTGAAGATGGGCGGTATTACTTGAACACATCAATTGAGGTAGTTGTGACAAGTGCATTACAGACAGATGCGGGGAGAATGATCTTTGCAAAACCCGTACATTCAACTAGAGGAATCAAAGAAAAAAATTAA
- a CDS encoding alpha/beta hydrolase: protein MGKKLREPLVFIHGYAGGFWSFFSMLYKLKKRQFVSNRVIITVSRKGIIKFHTNKILQNSGIQIIFKDGKLSVEQQGAWLAKIFSKLKVVYGIDQINIVAHSMGAVSILYLLTNVETVNLPKIKKMVMLGAPFADIEPGIDSTEVENIQLSAQGIPLKQTKRYKLLKKGSKNLDDDIEVFNIIGNSDFGFSDGKVSISSARSLKYILADVGHYREKIIRSRKATHRKLHENDTVFREVIDFLLN, encoded by the coding sequence ATGGGAAAGAAACTTAGAGAACCACTTGTTTTTATTCACGGCTATGCGGGTGGGTTTTGGTCTTTTTTTAGTATGCTGTATAAGTTAAAGAAAAGACAATTTGTTTCGAATCGAGTTATTATTACTGTCTCACGTAAGGGAATCATTAAATTCCATACAAATAAAATTCTGCAGAATTCTGGAATACAAATAATTTTCAAAGATGGAAAACTAAGCGTAGAGCAACAAGGAGCCTGGCTAGCAAAAATTTTTAGCAAATTGAAAGTAGTTTATGGGATAGATCAAATTAATATTGTTGCCCATTCTATGGGAGCAGTTAGCATTCTATACTTGTTGACGAATGTGGAAACTGTGAATTTACCAAAGATAAAGAAAATGGTAATGCTTGGGGCACCCTTTGCAGACATTGAACCTGGTATTGACTCTACAGAAGTTGAAAATATTCAATTATCTGCGCAAGGAATACCTTTGAAACAAACGAAAAGGTATAAACTGCTAAAAAAAGGTAGCAAGAATCTGGATGATGATATTGAGGTATTTAATATCATCGGTAATAGTGATTTCGGTTTTTCTGATGGAAAGGTGTCGATTTCTTCTGCGAGGTCTCTGAAATATATACTTGCGGATGTTGGACATTATCGTGAAAAAATAATAAGAAGTCGGAAAGCAACCCATCGTAAATTACATGAAAACGATACTGTTTTTAGGGAAGTTATCGATTTTTTATTAAATTAA
- a CDS encoding Mini-ribonuclease 3: MNEKNNFEQVNGIALAYMGDAIYEVYIRKHLLAKGLTKPNHLHKTATHYVSAKAQSFLIEKMLEQNILDETELEYFKRGRNAKSHTSAKNTAVITYRVSTGFEALFGYLFLSNQEERVAKLAQWCIEMIEKEKK; this comes from the coding sequence ATGAATGAGAAAAATAATTTCGAACAGGTAAATGGGATTGCACTAGCATATATGGGAGATGCAATTTATGAAGTATATATCCGTAAACATTTACTTGCTAAGGGACTGACGAAACCCAACCACCTTCATAAGACTGCCACTCACTATGTTTCGGCAAAGGCACAATCTTTTTTAATTGAAAAAATGTTGGAACAAAATATTTTAGACGAAACGGAATTAGAATATTTTAAGCGTGGAAGAAATGCTAAGAGCCATACCTCAGCAAAGAACACGGCAGTAATTACTTATCGTGTATCGACAGGTTTTGAAGCATTATTTGGTTACTTATTTCTAAGTAATCAAGAAGAAAGAGTTGCCAAGTTGGCTCAGTGGTGTATTGAAATGATTGAAAAGGAGAAAAAATAA
- the secE gene encoding preprotein translocase subunit SecE: MKFIKSVFKTMKDTTWPTKKEAVSDTATVISTAVMFAVFFAIVDFLVQWAVGLIA; encoded by the coding sequence GTGAAATTTATTAAAAGTGTTTTTAAAACTATGAAGGACACTACATGGCCAACTAAGAAAGAGGCTGTTAGTGATACGGCAACAGTTATATCAACTGCCGTAATGTTTGCGGTCTTTTTTGCCATTGTTGATTTTCTTGTACAGTGGGCAGTAGGTCTTATTGCATAA
- the rpmG gene encoding 50S ribosomal protein L33 — protein sequence MAQKKIALACSVCGSRNYIIAANPTRQERLEVKKFCKYCNKHTLHRETR from the coding sequence ATGGCACAAAAGAAAATTGCTTTGGCTTGTTCGGTATGTGGTTCACGTAATTATATTATTGCCGCCAATCCAACTAGGCAGGAACGACTAGAAGTTAAGAAATTTTGTAAATATTGTAATAAACATACTTTGCATCGAGAAACACGGTAG
- the rplA gene encoding 50S ribosomal protein L1 — protein sequence MAKKSKKYIEALKQVEDNKVYSAAEAIALVKKIDFANFDATVEVAYNLNLDTKQADQQLRGAVVLPNGTGKDQTVIVFAKGDKAKEAKAAGADVVGDDDLVQRISDGWLDFDIAIATPDMMAQVGRLGRVLGPKGLMPNPKTGTVTMDVTKAVSESKAGKVTYRTDKAGNVHVPIGKASFTEDALVGNFSTIQEVIAKARPASVRGQYIKHVSFASTFGPSVTVDIASL from the coding sequence ATGGCTAAAAAGAGTAAAAAATATATTGAAGCTTTAAAGCAAGTTGAAGATAATAAGGTTTATAGTGCTGCAGAAGCAATCGCTTTGGTAAAGAAGATTGATTTTGCAAACTTTGATGCAACAGTTGAAGTAGCTTATAACTTGAATCTTGATACAAAACAAGCTGACCAACAATTACGTGGTGCAGTTGTTTTACCAAATGGTACTGGTAAAGATCAAACAGTTATCGTTTTTGCTAAAGGCGATAAGGCTAAGGAAGCAAAGGCTGCTGGTGCAGATGTTGTCGGTGATGATGACTTGGTTCAACGTATTTCTGATGGATGGTTGGATTTTGACATCGCAATCGCAACACCTGATATGATGGCACAAGTAGGTCGTCTTGGTCGTGTCTTAGGACCTAAAGGCTTAATGCCTAACCCTAAAACAGGAACTGTTACAATGGACGTTACTAAAGCAGTTTCAGAATCTAAAGCTGGTAAGGTAACTTATCGTACAGATAAAGCTGGAAATGTTCATGTTCCTATTGGTAAGGCTTCATTTACTGAAGATGCACTTGTTGGTAACTTCAGTACAATTCAAGAAGTAATTGCAAAGGCACGTCCTGCTTCTGTTAGAGGACAGTATATCAAACATGTTTCATTTGCTTCAACATTTGGACCAAGCGTAACTGTTGATATTGCAAGTTTATAA
- a CDS encoding NYN domain-containing protein — protein MKKNILIVDAYNMIGNWPQLNKLKLSGHLEEARDTLLHTLSNYKKQRNYHIIVVFDAMYVPGLSKSYQKYGLEIIWTAEEQTADSYIESLAKELQDRLTQVTVATSDQAEQWTIFSQGALRIPAWELYQDICRAKKDVKKQAKRYQDEAAVRRVPWNEDQLTRLADLRDSMSKDKNDN, from the coding sequence ATGAAGAAAAATATTCTAATCGTTGATGCTTATAATATGATTGGTAATTGGCCGCAATTAAATAAATTGAAATTATCAGGACACTTGGAAGAAGCACGGGATACCTTGCTGCATACCTTGTCTAATTATAAAAAGCAAAGAAACTACCATATAATTGTTGTTTTTGATGCAATGTATGTTCCTGGTTTGAGTAAAAGTTATCAGAAATATGGATTGGAAATTATCTGGACTGCAGAAGAGCAGACTGCTGATTCATACATTGAATCACTGGCAAAAGAGTTGCAGGATAGATTAACACAGGTGACAGTTGCAACAAGTGATCAAGCTGAGCAATGGACAATCTTTTCTCAAGGTGCTTTGCGCATACCCGCTTGGGAATTATATCAAGATATCTGTAGAGCTAAAAAAGATGTTAAAAAACAAGCAAAACGATACCAAGATGAGGCTGCAGTTAGGAGAGTTCCTTGGAATGAAGACCAATTAACGCGTTTAGCCGATTTACGTGATAGTATGTCTAAAGATAAAAACGATAATTGA
- the gltX gene encoding glutamate--tRNA ligase, with translation MVDKKIRVRYAPSPTGHLHIGNARTALFNYLFARHNNGTMVIRIEDTDSKRNIADGERSQLENLTWLGIDWDEGPDKPGNFGPYRQSERQAIYLPLIKQLLDKDLAYESYMTEDELNAQREEQKANGEAPRYIYEYAGMSDEEIAKKQAEARAAGLKPVVRIRVPEDKTYKFNDMVKGQISFDSNTIGGDFVIQKRDGVPTYNFAVVVDDHLMEITHVLRGDDHIANTPKQLVVYEAFGWEPPIFGHMTLIINTETGKKLSKRDESVLQFIEQYRALGYLPDAMFNFITLLGWSPVGEKEIFNRKELIGMFDPKRLSRSPASFDGKKLEWINNQYVKNAKEDGVVDSALRQLINAGKIEKNPDPKTIEWARKLISLFKQQMSYTGEIVKLSEIFFDEPPKLDEDALKELSDESAKTVLNEFAKKVAELPIFDATEIQNTIYSIQKETGIRGRKLYMPIRIGTTRETHGPELAASIELLGKEKALKHLEKTLAEI, from the coding sequence TTGGTAGATAAGAAGATTCGTGTGCGTTATGCTCCGAGTCCAACAGGGCATTTGCATATAGGTAATGCACGAACAGCATTATTTAATTATTTATTTGCAAGACATAATAATGGGACTATGGTTATCAGAATTGAAGATACTGATTCCAAGAGAAACATTGCAGATGGTGAGAGAAGTCAGTTAGAGAATTTAACCTGGCTGGGAATTGACTGGGATGAAGGACCTGATAAGCCAGGAAACTTTGGACCATATAGACAATCCGAAAGACAAGCAATTTATTTACCTTTGATTAAGCAATTATTAGATAAGGATCTTGCATATGAATCTTATATGACTGAAGACGAGTTAAATGCACAACGTGAAGAACAAAAGGCAAATGGTGAAGCACCACGTTATATTTATGAGTATGCTGGGATGTCTGATGAAGAAATCGCTAAAAAACAAGCAGAGGCGCGAGCAGCTGGATTAAAGCCAGTTGTAAGAATTAGGGTTCCAGAAGATAAAACCTATAAATTCAACGATATGGTTAAAGGCCAAATTAGTTTTGATTCGAATACAATTGGCGGAGACTTTGTTATTCAAAAACGTGATGGTGTACCTACATATAACTTTGCTGTTGTTGTGGATGACCACTTGATGGAAATCACACATGTTTTGCGTGGTGATGACCATATTGCCAATACACCAAAGCAATTGGTTGTATATGAAGCATTTGGCTGGGAACCACCAATATTTGGACATATGACACTGATCATTAATACTGAGACTGGTAAGAAGTTGAGTAAGCGTGACGAAAGCGTACTTCAATTCATTGAACAGTACCGTGCGTTAGGATACTTACCAGATGCAATGTTCAACTTTATCACATTGTTAGGCTGGTCTCCAGTGGGAGAAAAAGAAATTTTCAATCGTAAAGAACTTATTGGTATGTTTGATCCTAAACGATTGAGTCGCTCTCCAGCTTCGTTTGATGGCAAGAAATTGGAATGGATTAATAATCAATACGTTAAGAATGCTAAGGAAGATGGCGTGGTTGATTCTGCATTAAGACAGTTGATTAATGCAGGGAAGATTGAGAAAAATCCAGATCCTAAAACAATTGAATGGGCTCGTAAATTAATTAGCTTGTTTAAACAACAAATGTCTTATACAGGTGAAATTGTAAAATTATCAGAAATTTTCTTTGATGAACCACCAAAGTTAGATGAAGATGCATTAAAGGAACTTAGTGATGAAAGTGCAAAAACAGTACTAAACGAATTTGCAAAGAAAGTGGCTGAATTACCAATTTTTGATGCTACTGAGATTCAAAATACGATTTATTCAATTCAAAAAGAAACTGGAATTAGAGGTCGAAAACTCTACATGCCTATCAGAATTGGAACTACGCGTGAAACACATGGTCCGGAGCTTGCAGCTTCAATCGAATTGCTAGGTAAAGAAAAAGCATTGAAGCATCTTGAAAAAACTTTAGCTGAGATATAA
- the rplJ gene encoding 50S ribosomal protein L10, with protein sequence MSKEIITKKAAAVAEIVEKFNDAVSCVVVDYRGVTVEQVTELRKELREAGVEMRVIKNTYLKRAADKAGYEGLDDVFAGPTAIAFSKEDVVAPARILAKFAKDIDALKIKGGMIEGKVASLEEINALATLPSREGLLSMLLSVLQAPVRNVAYAVKAVAESKDGDAA encoded by the coding sequence TTGAGTAAGGAAATTATCACTAAGAAGGCTGCTGCTGTTGCAGAGATTGTTGAAAAATTTAATGACGCTGTTTCGTGTGTGGTTGTCGATTATCGTGGTGTTACAGTTGAACAAGTAACTGAATTACGTAAGGAATTACGTGAAGCAGGCGTTGAGATGCGTGTCATTAAGAACACATATCTTAAACGTGCAGCTGATAAGGCTGGTTATGAAGGTTTAGATGATGTTTTTGCTGGTCCTACAGCTATCGCATTTTCTAAAGAAGATGTTGTTGCACCTGCTCGTATTCTTGCAAAATTTGCTAAGGATATCGATGCATTGAAAATCAAAGGTGGCATGATTGAAGGTAAGGTTGCATCTTTAGAAGAAATCAACGCACTTGCTACATTACCAAGTCGCGAAGGATTACTTTCAATGTTACTTTCAGTATTGCAAGCACCTGTGCGCAATGTTGCATACGCTGTTAAAGCAGTTGCCGAAAGCAAAGACGGCGACGCAGCTTAA
- the rplK gene encoding 50S ribosomal protein L11 — protein sequence MAKKVINVVKLQIPAGKATPAPPVGPALGQAGINIMGFTKEFNARTADQAGMLIPVVISVFEDRSFEFVTKTPPAAILLKKAAGVEHGSGEPNTKKVATVTKAQVKEIAETKMQDLNAADVEAAMRMIEGTARSMGFVVED from the coding sequence GTGGCTAAAAAAGTAATTAATGTTGTTAAACTGCAAATTCCTGCTGGAAAAGCAACTCCAGCTCCACCAGTTGGACCTGCTTTAGGTCAAGCTGGTATCAATATCATGGGATTTACAAAGGAATTTAATGCACGTACAGCTGATCAAGCTGGTATGCTTATCCCTGTTGTAATCTCAGTATTCGAAGATCGTTCATTCGAATTTGTTACTAAGACACCACCAGCAGCAATTTTGTTAAAGAAGGCTGCCGGTGTTGAACATGGTTCTGGCGAGCCTAACACTAAAAAAGTTGCTACAGTTACAAAAGCACAAGTGAAAGAAATCGCTGAAACAAAAATGCAAGATCTAAACGCTGCAGACGTTGAAGCTGCAATGCGCATGATTGAAGGTACTGCACGAAGCATGGGCTTTGTTGTAGAAGACTAA
- the rlmB gene encoding 23S rRNA (guanosine(2251)-2'-O)-methyltransferase RlmB, producing MDNTNKDTEFVIGRHPAIETLKSNQDINKVFIQDGLKSDAIRDVITTAQKKKIIVSKVPKSKLDLLADGQNHQGVIVAVAAYKYAEIDDLFAAAANKKEDPFFLILDGIEDPHNLGSIMRTADAAGVHGIIIPKRRAVQLTSTVAKTSTGAIEHVPVARVTNLVQLVKELKKKNVWIFGTDMNGTDFRKWNATGAIALVIGNEGKGISPLLKKECDEMLTIPMVGHVQSLNASVAASLLIYQGFSSRGN from the coding sequence TTGGACAATACAAATAAAGATACTGAGTTTGTTATTGGCCGGCATCCGGCAATTGAAACACTCAAAAGTAATCAGGACATCAATAAGGTTTTTATACAAGATGGACTGAAATCTGATGCTATCCGTGATGTTATTACAACAGCCCAGAAAAAGAAAATAATTGTCTCCAAGGTTCCCAAAAGTAAATTAGACTTGTTAGCCGATGGTCAAAACCATCAGGGGGTAATTGTTGCTGTTGCTGCATATAAGTATGCCGAAATTGATGATTTATTCGCAGCCGCTGCTAACAAGAAGGAAGATCCCTTTTTCTTAATTTTAGATGGAATCGAGGACCCTCATAATTTAGGGTCAATCATGCGAACGGCTGATGCTGCTGGGGTCCATGGAATCATTATTCCTAAAAGACGTGCTGTACAACTAACATCAACGGTAGCAAAGACATCGACAGGAGCAATTGAACATGTCCCCGTTGCACGCGTTACTAATTTGGTACAACTTGTTAAGGAACTTAAAAAGAAGAATGTTTGGATTTTTGGAACGGATATGAATGGCACTGATTTTCGCAAATGGAATGCAACTGGTGCAATTGCATTGGTTATAGGTAATGAAGGTAAAGGAATATCGCCTCTCTTGAAGAAAGAGTGTGATGAAATGTTAACAATCCCAATGGTTGGACACGTTCAAAGTCTAAATGCGAGTGTAGCCGCAAGCTTGTTAATATATCAAGGGTTTTCTTCACGGGGTAATTAA